The Methanothrix soehngenii GP6 genome has a window encoding:
- a CDS encoding radical SAM/SPASM domain-containing protein: MVMIEMYFRLNPECYLIRGERCGAIFDLIDTKIYALNQQETKLVTACEKNDPISGDEKLLNELKQLCLGNFYPNKIYVQKLRVGSRENKYNPLNPIEPPDLHRAFLEINNSCNRDCWFCGYHGIKRSLGCMGCNKWKENGSALSIEKWKIVIDGLRDLRCRDIFITGGDLTLAWDNTLEILDYASRKFSNIYTILHQQSISSEKLDNLDNMSKVIVQTDDLNGAQYENLLMLLVVEPGRGGDTNSLKRKNIMKDYIIGNRKFLSNNRVLTSKNKIMPVNMYKFLDNIEYHPCLGHTLAICHNGNVTPCPLMRRHKFGNVRNSEIYTVFEKEWRSIYEFWGLNLDKIDRCTGCEFRYACTDCRALEENLTGKLDGKRLCSYNPKEGEWY; this comes from the coding sequence ATGGTGATGATCGAAATGTATTTCAGACTTAACCCAGAGTGCTATCTCATAAGGGGGGAGAGATGCGGTGCTATCTTCGATTTAATAGATACCAAAATATACGCTCTAAATCAACAAGAAACAAAGTTAGTGACAGCTTGTGAAAAAAATGACCCAATTAGCGGGGATGAAAAATTACTTAATGAGCTTAAACAGCTTTGTTTAGGAAATTTTTATCCTAATAAAATATATGTACAGAAACTGAGGGTAGGCTCTCGTGAGAATAAATATAATCCGCTCAACCCGATTGAACCACCGGACCTTCATAGAGCCTTCTTAGAGATAAATAATTCATGTAATAGAGATTGTTGGTTCTGCGGTTATCACGGGATTAAAAGAAGCTTAGGCTGCATGGGCTGTAATAAATGGAAAGAGAATGGCAGTGCTTTAAGTATAGAAAAATGGAAAATTGTTATAGACGGGCTAAGGGACCTACGCTGTAGAGACATTTTTATAACAGGAGGAGATTTGACGTTGGCTTGGGATAATACTCTGGAGATTTTAGATTATGCAAGTAGGAAATTCAGCAATATCTATACGATTCTACATCAGCAAAGCATATCCTCCGAGAAATTGGATAATTTGGACAATATGTCTAAAGTGATAGTCCAAACTGATGACTTAAATGGTGCCCAATATGAAAATCTATTAATGCTCTTGGTGGTAGAACCTGGGAGAGGGGGAGATACAAATAGCTTAAAAAGGAAAAATATAATGAAGGACTACATTATCGGAAACAGAAAATTCTTATCAAATAATCGAGTATTAACGTCAAAAAACAAGATTATGCCAGTAAATATGTATAAGTTTTTGGATAATATAGAATACCACCCTTGTCTAGGCCATACATTAGCAATATGTCACAACGGGAATGTTACTCCATGTCCACTAATGAGGCGTCATAAATTTGGCAATGTGAGAAATAGTGAGATTTATACTGTTTTCGAGAAAGAATGGAGAAGCATATATGAATTTTGGGGATTAAATTTAGATAAAATAGATCGATGTACCGGTTGCGAGTTCAGATACGCCTGTACTGACTGTAGGGCCTTGGAAGAAAATCTAACAGGAAAATTAGATGGTAAGCGGCTGTGCAGTTACAATCCAAAAGAAGGAGAGTGGTATTAA
- a CDS encoding ABC transporter ATP-binding protein: MKFVRPHAHTLAFLLVLEFIGMLFTFVSPLLAKSLIDDVFIGRRTELFGYILLGTAATYIISAVSTYLSGYGKGKLDLVLFNDVTKEAFDAVQSAYIKKTQEMKVGDLLSRIVANTRSAIIIFTQIVPQFVVNVARIITPFTIMLFYDWKLTLIVTTPALFFLLPMLFFGKRLEQTQKISLEKTGSIYSFLKESLTMIPLIKVFGLERWSRDKFNEQMKDYYDVSIDYTKNNSMGSSVNSLIYGVPIALLILFGGPMVIQGSLTIGTFTLFMTNVALVFGPISQFAFLWSYYKSSSPAFDRVKNIFELEQDKGGDKELVVKEGSVTFNDVWFSYDNRPILQRFNATFKKGLNYVVGDNGTGKSTILKLLCSFYPLEQGKITIDGQDIFEVRREDLRKNVSMIFSDPYLFDGTIYENIHIGNLLASKEEIIKAAKLVRVHEFITSLPQGYETQVGEGGLKLSSGEKQKIALARAVLKDSPIVLLDEVTKSVDADSRKSINEVIKNFKNKKTIIIITHNPSEIEQDSNIIDLGQESRRENHVHHSFEVPLSKAIFS; this comes from the coding sequence ATGAAGTTTGTTAGACCGCATGCTCATACTCTAGCGTTCCTCCTCGTCTTGGAGTTTATTGGCATGCTCTTTACTTTCGTCAGTCCGTTGCTGGCAAAATCTCTAATAGATGATGTCTTTATAGGCAGAAGGACCGAGCTATTCGGTTACATCCTTTTGGGGACCGCCGCAACATACATTATTTCGGCGGTTTCGACTTACCTCTCTGGCTATGGCAAAGGAAAATTGGATTTGGTTCTATTCAATGATGTGACCAAAGAGGCCTTCGATGCGGTCCAGTCTGCATATATTAAAAAAACCCAAGAAATGAAGGTAGGAGACCTTCTTAGTCGCATCGTGGCCAATACTAGATCAGCTATAATTATATTTACTCAGATAGTTCCACAGTTTGTTGTTAATGTGGCACGCATAATTACACCTTTTACCATAATGCTTTTCTATGATTGGAAGCTAACTCTTATTGTAACAACTCCAGCATTGTTCTTTCTTCTTCCTATGTTATTTTTTGGAAAAAGATTGGAACAGACGCAAAAGATATCTCTCGAGAAAACCGGCTCAATATATTCATTTCTAAAAGAAAGTCTTACAATGATACCATTGATAAAGGTCTTTGGCCTTGAAAGGTGGTCTCGAGATAAGTTCAATGAACAGATGAAGGATTACTACGATGTATCCATAGATTATACAAAAAATAATTCAATGGGATCCTCTGTGAATTCTCTAATTTACGGAGTACCTATAGCTTTGCTTATCCTTTTCGGTGGTCCGATGGTAATACAAGGTTCTTTGACCATAGGCACGTTTACCCTTTTCATGACCAATGTCGCTCTCGTCTTCGGCCCCATTTCACAGTTTGCTTTCTTATGGTCGTATTATAAGAGCTCTTCGCCCGCCTTCGACAGAGTAAAGAATATATTTGAGCTAGAGCAGGACAAGGGAGGCGATAAAGAATTGGTAGTGAAAGAGGGCTCTGTAACGTTTAATGATGTCTGGTTCTCCTACGACAATAGGCCCATCCTCCAGCGATTTAATGCTACCTTTAAGAAGGGCTTGAATTATGTAGTAGGAGATAACGGGACAGGGAAGTCTACTATCCTCAAATTATTGTGTTCTTTTTATCCTTTAGAGCAAGGAAAAATCACAATTGATGGACAGGATATTTTCGAAGTAAGGAGAGAAGATTTGAGGAAAAACGTCTCCATGATATTTTCCGATCCCTATCTGTTTGATGGCACCATTTATGAGAACATTCACATAGGTAACCTATTGGCGTCTAAAGAAGAGATCATCAAAGCTGCAAAGTTAGTTAGAGTGCACGAGTTTATAACGAGTTTGCCACAGGGGTATGAAACGCAGGTTGGAGAGGGCGGATTGAAGCTATCGAGCGGGGAAAAGCAAAAGATTGCATTGGCAAGGGCAGTTTTGAAGGACTCCCCGATAGTACTTCTGGATGAAGTGACGAAGTCTGTAGACGCAGACTCAAGAAAGTCGATCAATGAAGTCATTAAGAACTTTAAGAATAAAAAAACAATCATCATTATCACACATAATCCGAGCGAAATAGAGCAAGACAGCAATATAATCGATTTAGGACAGGAAAGTAGACGCGAAAACCACGTCCATCATTCCTTCGAAGTACCTTTGTCAAAAGCAATATTTTCATAA